GGACAATTTCCTTCAATGTTCTCCTTGCACAGCACATCGTTGCATATCGAATTGAACAACCTAAGGCCACACGGGGGTCCAACCCACGTCAAATCCTTTCCAGGATCTCGAGGAACCATTCTTAATTCCACCAGACCGCGTTCGATACGATATCCCATCGCGTTCATCCGACACCGACGAACCCTCCCTTGATCTCAGTTCGTCTTTGCTTGTCTCCCtaggctgccgctgccatcTCCGTCGATTCGATTCACTTCCTGGACTGGCCCACGATGTCGGTTCGTGTGGTCGCGCGCATTCGTCCGCTTCTCGAAAAGGAGCTGGACAAGGATACCATTGTTCGCGCCGACAGCACCGACGAGGGCAAGCCCGCGACCTTGGTCAAGATTCCGAATCCGAAgaacgagggcgaggagttctccttcgccttcaACAGCGTCTACGACCAGGCGACGACGCAGGACGAACTCTTCACGTCGGAGGGTACGGCTGCACGAATGCGAGACGCGAAATTGTAGCATCAATCTGGCTAACACTTGTTCCAGTCGCACCTCACATCAAGGCGCTCTTCCAGGGCCTCGATGTCACCATCTTCGCGTATGGGGTTACGGGAACGGGCAAGACGCACACGATGCGAGGGGGTCTGAAGCTGGCGGACAGAGGTGTCATCCCACGCCTGCTGAGCGGCGTATACCGACGTGGCAAGAAGATCACCAAGGACACGAATGGTGAGACgacggtcgacgtcgccctgtCATACTACGAAATCTACAACGACAAGGTCTTCGACCTCTTCGAGCCGCCAGAGAAGCGCCAGCCCTCAGGTCTCCCTCTACGCGAGAAAGACGGCAAGACCATGGTGGTGGGGCTTTCGGAACGCGCTTGCGAAGATCTTCACGATTTCTCGCGACTCTACATTGAAGCGAACAACAACCGCGTCACAGCCGCCACGAAGCTCAACGCTCACAGCAGTCGGAGCCACGCCATCATGAGGGTCAAAGTGACCCAAACGACTGGGGACCAGGTGCTAGAaagcacggcgtcggccattGACTTGGCTGGCTCTGAAGATAATCGTCGGACGGATAATGGGAAGGAAAGGCTGGTGGAGTCGGCCGCAATCAACAAGAGTCTCTTCGTGCTGTCACAGTGCATTGACGCCATCTCCCGAGGCGACAAGCGAATCCCCTATCGCGAGTCCAAGATGACGCGTATCCTCAGCCTCGGTCAGAACAATGGCATCACCATCATGATTTTGAACTTGGCACCCATCCGCAGCTACCACCTCGACACCCTGAGCAGCTTGAATGTCAGCTCGAGAGCCAAACGTATCGAAGTCCGCGAGATTGAGAACGAGGTTGTCTTCAAGCAGGTCCCACGTACAAATTCGGCTGGTTCCGCCATGGCACAGCGACAACCTCTCCGCCCTCTGCCAAACGCTCACAACATCCACAGTGGTACAATCGCGTCCAAGGCAAACGAGAAGGCTGACGTCACCCGTCCGGTCAAGCTTTTCAACGTATACACAGACCGTAGCAAGAATACGGTCCCGGCTCGTCCGACGGCCAATACCACTCAACTGCGGAAGCCGCTCGTGGCGCCCAAGGTCACCAAGATCGCCCAGCCTTCCCAAGCCCCCCAACCCGCGCAACAGAAGCTTTCCATCTCTGCCGAGCAactcgaggccatcgtcgagaagaaggtcagCGAAATTCTTGCTTCCAGAGAGAGTAAGACGGCCGAGCCGGTCCCAACACCTTCTCACCCTGACATCAATGACGCTGTCCGGCGTCGATTGGAAGCACTTGAGCGCCGAATCGAGAGTGAGGAGCGGGAACGCGACGACACTCGATCGGAAGGGTTGCGTTGTCTGTTGGCAGCCAGGCAAGCCAAGGAGGCTGGAAACGACGTCATGGCGTTGCAGATGTACGAGCAGGCtctgcccttcttccctgGCCAGGCCAAGTTGCTGGGCAAGATAGAGAAGCTTCGCTCTAAGCTTGGCAACAAGCTCCCCGCCGAATCGGCTTGGGCCCCCGCATTATCTCGTGATAAGCACGAGAAGAAACGCAGACGGATTTCCGACGAGAGTGACGACGAGTTTCACCAGGAGGCGAGCGCGAATGAGGACATGAGCTTTGTGGATGTCTCAGCCAAGACGAAGAGCCGAAAGGCCAAGCCGACCAAGAACCACAATATGGTCTTCCCTGAGGTCACCGGGCCGGCCTCTCCCCAGACGCAGAACCTCCTGAACATTGTAAACTCCCGAGACATTGCCCAGATCAAGGGCTTGCACGGCTTCGGGTCCAAGAAGGCGCAGGACCTTGTTGACTATCTTGACACGAGGtccgaggagggcggcgctcAGATCGAATCACTGGCGCAGCTCAAGACCGTCCCTGGAATGGGTGGTCGAACCGTCGAGCGGGCATACGAcgggctcgtcggcgccgtttAGAGCGATTACTATCCTAGCATGGCGCAACAAGGCGGCTTACAGTGCATTGGGCATGGTGTTCCAGGAGTTTTAGCATACGAGCCGTCATGGGCCTCGAGAGACAGGTTTGCATATTTGGGTGTGGCATATTGTATGCCGAAGACTGGTTTTAATACAACCGCCCGAAATTGGCGCTTCGTTTACTTGACTTGTTCGTTCCGTAACCACAGAATGCCATGTGCAAATCGATCGATTCAACTGATGCCAGAGTGCAAGCCGCCCACGTCAGTGTTGCGGCTGGGCCATGTCGAACACTTCTTGATAACAGCCAGCCAAGCCCACCTGCTATTTAGTAGCCCGATGCAGGTTGTCATTATAATCAAGATGAAACGGGCTCCAGCCATGACGAGCTACTAGCAGCCCAGAGTTCTAGGTCGCATACACAGCTCTCACAGTTACATATAAGGAGACGGCACTATATACCAAGATGCTCTCTCTTCCATCGTCGCATACTGGCACTTACATGCTGTCCTTTGAGGAGGCGTGCTTTTTGCGCCTTTGCCTGTCAATGGTATTGTCGATCGCTTGAACCTCACATTCGCCTTAGTGCGAGCGCCTCCCACAACTAGCCACTGCTCTCCGCTTTCAACATTAGTGATGCTGTGGACTCCGGCATCAAAGCTGATCAACGTGGTCAAGGGCCAGGGCTCGGGATCTTGTGGTTCTCCCAGAATTATGGTCCGCTGGGTAAGCTTTTTCTCAGAAGATAGTTTGTCTTATGTACACGGCGGACTCCACGGGGCTCCGTTCAAACTCTGCAGTAGCACCGGAGTTCTGGAACCATTAACTAACATTTTGCGAACCCTCCTGCTTGTGTTAGAAATTTTTACCCCAGCATGGCCTTGAACATGTGCGCCCATCGTGAGCATGTTCGCTTTGATCCGTTCGCCTTGCTCCGTCTCCTTACTTCGCCAatgccgaagaagaggcttCGCTCTGGTGGGAGAACGAGTGGACCAACACGGGCGTGGTCTATTCCGTCCAAAGCATGGGCTACTCCTTAACACCGGCCGCAGGCGCATCTCTCGTCACGGATCCATTGGGTTCGCGGGTGGCCATATCAGAGTCCACGCCAGCTTCGACGCGAGCGGGCTCAACGACTCAGTCACGCAAGACATCGACGGCCAGGCATGATGGGGTACGCTGAGCCAGATCGTGGAACGCTAATCGCAGGAGGTACCGATGATCGAGGGTGGCCTTTCCAAGTACAGGATCAACCCGATCGAATGCCTGAAATCTGGACAGTCCAACATCCCGTCGTCTGAGTAAGGCGGAAAACGAGGGTGAATGGAGAACCAGATTGCTGCCAAAAGCTCGTCCGGATATCAAAAGGATTAAACTTCCTATTCTATAACGTGCCGTGTGACCAATAATCGAAAATAAAAACAACCCAAACCAGTTGATTCGGTTGCTCACGGTCTTCTTTCCGTTTTCCAGTTTTCCGGGAAGACATGTCAGCGGCCCGGTTGAACTGCCAGCGGCCCGGTTGAAATGCCAGCGGGCCGGTTGAACTACCAGCGGGCCGGTTGAACTACCAGCGGGCCGGTTGAACTACCAGCGGGCCGGTTGAACTAAGGCGGCGCAATGAAGATGCCGAGATGTTACTGATGGGACACTTGTGGCATGTAGAGTCAAAGTTACAATCACCGTCACAGTCGCAGTTATAGTTACCTCAAGCTCGCAAAGCTTTACTCATGAAGGTTTACACTTGTTTTGATGCACAAGAAAAAGTCTAAATCTCCCAATCAGACGGCGGGGGGGCGGTGATACTCGTGTGATGGTCTGTTGCACGAATAGTGCAGGGTTTAACGCGTAAGTTTGATGCTTCTTGACATGCTAACTCCGCATATAACCTCATGAAGTATCGGATTATAGTACATCGTATAAGGGTAAACTGACTAAGGGGCCAGCAGGTTGCCAGAAGTATTGCAAATGATGGCTAAACCCAAATTACTAGGGAGGAACATCGCCTAGGCGGGTGATTAGAAAGTGCCTGcccaaggacaagaacaTCCGGCCGCATACTATCGTATGTGTCAAACACTGGAATGCGTGGCTCAGGCGGGGTCTCGCATGTGAGAAAATCGTCTTGCTGTTCTTATAACGGGCAACCGCAATTGGCAGCAAACCACCACCATCCCAGCCAGGCGGAGGTTGAAAAAGGGAGGACTCTCATCACTGTTTTTCACGAACTTAACTAGCAGTCCTCATCACTTATCTATGGAGCGTGTCATGTAGGACCCATGACCCCTGGCCTACGAGGTTCGTCCCGCTGAGGGTCATGTTCATGTTCCCGTTCCCATCATCGCGGATGGAACCGCCGTTCTTCTTCGCGTTCTTCTTTGCTAAACGTTTCAGGACCGTTGAGGGGTGCGCGAGGACTGGATGTACCACGCGGTCCGCGGAGTCCGGCTGCGGCCATTGTCAATCTACGCTTCAATAGCCACGATCAGCACGTTCCATCTAACTATAACGGTACGGAGCACTTGTGTTTTACTTTATGACTTAGGAACTTGACAAATCAGGCGTCAGGCATGGGTGGAGAGTCGAGTACACTTCTTCGCCGTAGAATCTAATGCGAGTCTTAATGTCAACGAAACATCAGATTGGATAGGAGGGGAGCAACAAGAGTTTATCTGCACGTAGCAGGCTGGTTCTGGTAATTGATTGGCCTCGCCACCCATCCGTCTGCAGTACGTGGTCCCTAGCACTGGCTCTCTGTTCCTTGTGATGCGGGCTGTTGTTTTCCTGCTTTGCTTGTCGATGCCCAGGGCTGGACCATACCGGATGGCTGTCTACTCATTTCAGGAGACTCGGGTTTGCATTTATGTATTAATCGAGACCCGAACAACAACATTTTCACTGTTACATACTCTCACAACAAGGCCAACTAGGCGTTAAAAGAATACTATCTATCCATTTCAACTAGCAAGCATCCTCCTACCCGTAGGCGCACGCACCGCTTTGGCTGCCCCCAACCCAGCCTGTCAGCCTATCTACGATGTAGATGCGGACTAGCTCCGTTTTGGTTTGGACTTTGTCGATAAGCTTGCATCCCGTCGGAACACACCACGCACACAACGCTCAAGTTGCATGACTCAATTGAGGCAATATCTTGGTCGCGCCGAACATTGCCAGACTATGAGGTAAGCGGGGAGCATTCTGCCGTCCGTGACGGGCGGTGACCTTGCTGACCAAGATGATTAAGCTTTGCCGGATATGCGACTGGAGACGGCGCGCTGCACAATGCATGCAGTCAACGAGTCGTGGACACATACACCTGACTTGTCTGCGACGGATATGGTCCCCCCCATCTTGCATTAACTTAGACAACCCTTGCTTGTGTCAAGACATCCTGGCGCTGTTCGCAAAGTTTATACTTTGTGCAGTTGGGGGATTCCCCAGGTGACATCACACATGTGAAGCACCGGTTGGGCAGTTAAGTCACCCCCTTGTCAATACTCCGGAGATATCAGTTGAGTTGTCCTCTTCCTGTGCCGCCCTTGCATATTACTCGCTTAGCAGCCAGTATTTCGATGGTCATCTTGGAGGGTGTCATTGCTTTGAAGCTCACCACCATCTCCGGGCACCGATCATCGATCGACATCAGCGCCATGGACCGAGATCCAGACCACGAATCCGTCATAAGGTTGCGAACGAGAAAAAGCTTGGCCACCATGGCGGAGGAATCCACGCTGGCGATAGACCCTGTCCACACATCTACGGACATGTCCCCGCCTACGATCACAGGGGACCGGTCCGGTCCGACCAAGGCCTCGATAGACAAAGAGAACACCTCAACGACGGAACATGATAGGAAAAGTGACGGAAACCTGGAGCCTCGGGTCGTTCCTCCGGCGCCAAAGTACCTGTCAGGCGCCAGCCTAGTAGTCGTGATCACCTGCGTGGTTGTAGTCGCCTGGTTGATGTTCCTCGATAGCTCCATTATAGTTACTGTGAGAGCCTCCGGCCGAGAAACTATCCCCCCATACTCCGGCCTCCCGACATCGCTAAAAACCCTGTAGGCTATCCCGGCAATAACAGACGAGTTTCACTCGCTGAAAGACATTGGGTGGTACGGCAGCGCGTATCACGTCGCCAACGCGGCCTTTCAACCACTCACAGGCAAGATCTACCGCTACTTCAGCTCAAAGGCAAGAAAAGGCGACCGGCAGACCGGTGTGGTGTTTGGTGTTGGTGGGTTAACATCGCTGATTCAAAACAGTGGTCATTTTTTGCCTTTTTGGTCTTGTTCGAAATCGGGTCTCTAATTTGCGGGGCAGCCCCGTCCTCCGTGATCCTGATCGTCGGCAgagtcgtcgccggcatAGGAAGTGCTGGGATCATGAGCGGCGGTTTGACGATTGTCGCCGGAGCAGTGCCGCTTGAGAGAAGGCCCGGTACGTGTATCAGGCTAGAATATGTTTTATGTAAAGTTGTTTCTCTGACAAGCAGCTATACTACTATATTGCAGCTCTTATGGGTCTGGTCATTGGCCGTAAGTGTTACCCACCCCCCCGGTGCCTGACGTCGTCGTGAAGGCTAACAGCTTGATTTAAGTTGCCAACAGGTAAACTTACTGTAGACTTCTGATTGCCATGATGTCACATTCTAATCTGCGCTGACTAGTGGAAGCGTCTTTGGTCcgatcctcggcggcgtgaTAACCCAATTCAGCACTTGGAGATGGAGTGAGGACTTTCGTCAAGAACCCAACAACCCCGAGGAAAACCCGGTGCTGACAAGAAACAAACCTAATTAGCTTTCTATATCAACCTTCCAGTTGGAGGGATGGCGCTGATATTCCTCGCCTGGTGCGATATCCCCGACCAAGTACCTAAACCCAACCCAATGACGGTGCTCCCGCAGCTTCACACGTACCTCGACTTTGTCGGGTTTGTGCTCAGCGCCGGAGCGGCCGTCATGTTCCTCATAGCATTGGAGCTCGGAGGCAATGAGTTACCCTTCAACAGCCCCACCGTGATAGGGATGTTCTGCGGCTCTGCGGGAGCTCTGGGCGCATTCCTCTCATGGAACTACCACAAGGGGGACGACGGACTGATCCCGCCATCGATGGCCCGAAAAAGGCCCGTTTGgtccgctgccgccaccacctTTACTCTGGTTGGTTCGGCAATGATTCAGATCTACTTGCTCCCGCTGTACTTCCAGACAGTCCAAGGGGCCTCGCCGGCCCAGAGCGGCATCAACGTTCTACCAAGCATTTTGTCACAACTGATCTTCGCCTATGGAGGGGGCTTGCTCGGTACGGAAGCTCAAAGAATATTCCAGGCGGCACGAGACGCAAGGTTTTGCTAACACACTTTTCCGGTGCAGTCGGCAAACTCGGATACTATTTGCCGTGGGCCGTGGGAGGAACGGCCATAACAATCATCGCAAGTGGGCTTTTCACGACGCTGACACCGACAACCTCGGTGGCGAAATGGGTGGGCGTTCAGATCCTGACGGGCGCTGGTAGGGGTGTCGTGTTACAACTGGTAAGATACAGGCTTGAGTAGACCAGCACAGTCcgcttgccgccgccgttcaACTATTAACTGACGCTGGCCAGCCAAGCATCGCCGTCCAGGCGAATCTGCCACCCGAGCAAATCTCCATGGGCATGTCCTTTGTGACTTTCTCACAGTTTATGGGGTCTGCCGTTGCCCTTTCCACAGGCAACGCAATATTCGTCGGGGCGCTGAAGCAGGATCTTCCGCGATACTCGCCGAACGTCGATGTTGCGGCGGTGCTCGGCGCAGGAGCCACGGGGTTCCGCACAGTTGTTTCCGAGTACGAACTGCCGGGAGTGCTTGAGGCATATGTTTCAAGTATCAACAAAGAGTTCTACTTGTCTCTGGGGTTTGCCATTGCGTCTTTCGGCTTTGCATGGGGCATGGGCTGGAAAGATATCCGGCCGCCCAAGCAGCCTGGACAGGCCTGACTCGAGCCTGAAGTTTTGCAAAAGTCGAACTCCCGGCGTCACTTAGATAGCAACAGTATCGCAGCCAAGAAACCGGTGCTTGGCGGCTTTGGATCGTATTTTAATAAAGGTGTTTTCACTCAGACGCTTTCCTAAACAGAGAGAGTCGCAACTACATTGCGTCGATCggttctcctcctcgatgagACGTGTTGCTCTAAGATGTACACTGGCGCGGACCACAACAGAGCTGTAGTTAGTCGCCGTCCGGGCGAGTAGACGGCCGACCGGTATGTGGGGGAGACGGGGTGGTCGGCAAGCAAATGTTGGACATAAGGCTTGATGTATCCATGATGAGAGGTGTTTGGGTGACAGACTCAACATCTTGAAGCCCCGGCTCTCAACCTGGCGGCATTCACAGTTCAGAGCCGTGCGCAGCTGTACGGGATTTCCCGATGTGGTTTTCTGGTCTGATATCCGTGTATCGTCCTTGAACTCGGAATAATGCAGAAACGATagaaggaggggagaggaagggatggagggggggcgtGATGTGTGAACAATAGACGAAAACGAAAGCTTAAGCATCGGAGATAGGCTCAAGTGAGTTCGGCGTTTATACGGACGTCGACCACGAGTGAGGATGCATACGAACCAACTCTCCGTTTCGCCAAAGTATGTCCGGAGGCGACGTGTCGGGCAACTGGGCCCCGAAAACGCTCCCGTAGACCTGGTCATGAACCTGCAGGAAAGAAGATGGGGATTCCCCTTCTGTTCAGTTTCCCTATAGCGTATGAACAGGAGATGTATTTCCTATAGGGTATGAACAGGAAATATGTTTCGCGAAGGACCTGAACACTATCTGCTGAGCCAAAGTTTCTTTGCCGTGCATCGCGAGTAGGTGATTTCATAACTGAACAGACTTCGATTGACATCGAAGATGTCCGGAGTTTGTCCCCTGCATAACCACACACGGGGCGGGGGTCTGCTGAGAGGCGTAGAGGCGCTTTGGTCAAGCTGTGAACTTGGTCTCGCGGGATCACTTGTGTAATCAGTCTCCCATCCtcctgtgtgtgtgtgtgtgtgacaGACAACAATGGCCCCAGAAGACCAGTAGTGTCCTTCATTACTGGCTGATGGCCATTTGTACAATTGTGGCCAAAGTATGATTTACcgaggggatggatggtatTGCGGGTGTCCCGCAGATAGTACGCTTGGCGAACTCTGCTTTGTCGAGGCTGAGGGGCTCCCAAGACCTCAGCCACAAGAAGGTTGTGGGGATTTGTTCGCTCGCGGAATCTACGTGGTATAGACTGCAATTGAGCTTCGACTGGACCACTCGACTCATTGCTCAACCGTTGCTCACAGTTGTACGGAGACATGCAAGCCAATGCCGTTCGGCATGGTCAGCTTGAACGCCACCACAACGCCAGCTGAAACAGGTCTGAAAGGTGACCGGGCAAACTGGGTTGGCCAATGCACCCGGGCCGCGAGTGAAGTCAGGGGTCGTGACTCAGGCGGTGGCTGGCAGTCAGGAAGCATTGGATCGAGCATCTGACCCGAGAGCGAAAGTTCCAGCATTGAGTTCATGTGATCTACGAGttcgtcttgtcgtcttaCCGTTTCGTCCTTCCCTTTTTGCCTATCGAGAGGCGGTTAAATTTCAGAAAAGGGTACGGATAAGCTCGAGCTAGCAACAAGGTCCTGCTCTGCGTCGTGTCAGCACTCGGCACACCTTTTGAAAGGATTTGGCCGACGGTTACGACGGTAGAGGCTGTTGAGTAAGGCCGGGAATAAAGCCCTTAGGGTATGGGTCAACTACAGTACACTTCTGCTCGCCTTTGAGTCCTTGGTAGGTAATAGCAGCATACCGGCATACTCGCTCAATGTTTCTCGAGCAATCTATTTTGCTTTCAATGCCAAGAGCCCAAGCCATGTTCCAAAGTCACTGTTTCCATCTCGCAGTGACCACAGCCCCCCAAAGATAGACACACACGTGCCGGGGCGTCGATCGGGCGGCGGACGAAACCCGTGGCCGCGGGCACTAGTCGCGGCCGCCGGGAGCCCAGGGTTGGCGGCTCGCCGGTTATgacatccccccccccccccccctccccgtccccccccGCGGCGGTATATAGCATGACAAGGAATGGAGACCAAACTGATTACTAGTCGGTCGAGTACAAAGTCTAATTTTACTCACGCAGCAACAAAACGGGGCCCAGCATTGTGGCAGGCCGACTCGAGCATCTCAAACTCGCCAAGACACCTTTTGAGGCGCACCAGTCGATCCCTTTGGGGTATTCCCGTCGACAAACCGGGTAGATGCTGTACGCTTTTCTACGGGTTCTCAATTCGATCGACCATCAATCTCTTGGCCAAATCGATCCCCAAATATGCGCCTTTCGCTGGCGCTGAGGCTTTGGGCTTGGCATTGCGTTGTTTTTAGAATTGAGGTCCATCAAGTGAGCATCTGATTCGTCTCATGTCGAGCGCAATTACACACGCACAATCATCACAGACGGTGCTGTGAGGGGAGGCTCCCGCCGAGTCAATCAACTCTGGCTGCTGACTCTGGAAATCAAGCACGCAATCCGTCTCAATAAACACACGTAAACGGCCACACCGTCTTCGCCGTATAGCATTCTGCACCCGGGTGGGTCACAATGAAAAGAAAGTTTCTAGGTGGTCGCTATTGCAGACACATGAGAACTCGTCGGAACTCTCTTTATCGGCACTATCCCGTTACATCACTGACCTTTTTGTTGTACATACCAacccttccctccccccacacACACCCTAACCAAAAGATCTACAACATTCCAGAGTTGAGGTTGAGCCAACATGTGCCAGCTTGTCAGGACTTATCCATGGCCCATCAGTGCACTGAATCGATATGTCATACATTGGAAGTTTCTTGAGAACCTTAAAATAAGAATTTGGCTATGCGCATGACAGCCAACTCCCCCAGGAAGAAAAGGTAAGTTGAAGCGAGACATCTCATCTAGATCCGACGGGGGTCTCTCGCGCCCCCGCGCTGGAACCCTGACATGAGTCGAACCCGCAGGACGCCTTGGCAACGCTGGGCCACAGAAAGGCGTCTTGGCAAGGTCACCTACCTATTTTGAGCACCAAAAAGGTAGATAGAGTGCTGACATGGAAAATCATATAAGCTTCAGCCTTCGTCATCTGCTAGAGTAAACGTTACCagcctccttttctcttcctcctcgaccaaACTTTCCCGCAACTCTCACAACCATGCTGTTCTCACAAAGAAGTGCCTGCGACCGCTGCCGCGCGCTCAAAAGCCGGTGCTCAAGAGAGTCCGGCGCTTCAAAGTGCGAGAGATGCCAGCGTCTTCAGATCGACTGTTTCTACAGCCCGCCCCGCCGGATGGGCAGGCCGGCCAAGAAGCGGTTGAGCGAGGACGCCGCCCAGCCaataccaccaccaccaccaccaccaccctcgtTTCGCCGATCTTCGACAATGTCCAGCACAACCATTCAGACAAACCAGTCCGATGTTCTGCCGCCCGGCATCAACGAGGTGGGCGAGTTCCAATACGGTCTCGGCATCGTGCCGGGCCATCCATCCGAGGACGAAGGACATGGGTGGGCCAACAGCTTCGAGGACCCGCTACTCGGGCTCTTGCAAGATCATGACGCAAAGCTCATGCCGACCGAATGGATGGACACCGACTCGCTGAGGCTCTTGGACCGGCAAGACGAAGCCCTTATGACTGGGCCGCATGACATGCCTCTCACTCCCCCGACAACTGTTGGCTCTCTGCCCAACAGCTCCGAGGACTCCTGGATGCCTGGTTGCGATCAAGCACCCGGGATGGGCCACGCCGAATCCCACGCTGGCGACACCCTACCCTCTTCGCCCGAGGCCAATGTGAAGTCGTCAGAGTCGGCAGTCCAACGTCTGCTTGATCTCCAGTCGCTCCTGTTCGCTAGGCGCATGGCAAAGTCACAAGACATCAACGGGTTGTCGATGCTCATCAACACAACCGTCCAATCCACCGAGACACTCATCGATGTCGTGGAAAGCTTATCGCCGCTGAGACAGAGCGTGGAAGGGCGACGATCcatctcgccgtcgacgtcttggGGCCCGGTAGCAGACGCTACTACTacttccaccaccaccttcgCCGCTAATGGGCCTATGAACAATGCATCGAATTCGCAAGAACAACATCAGCATaagcatcagcatcagcgcCAGCAACCACCCAATCACGCACTTACGATTTCTCTATTCATGACCAGttatcttcttctcctggaTTCGTACGACGAGCTTCTGGGGGCCCTAAAGGCTTCCCTGCAACGCTCGCGACAGAGCCAGTGGCAAAGCCCCGAGAGCGACTTTGGCTTATCCCAACCTTTCTTCAACAATACCCCCGGCGGAACCTTGAACAACTTCAACCTTGTCAGTCCGTTCGATTTAGACGTCAACTCGGTCGTGTTTCTCTTGTCTCGCATGATGAAGAGGCTGCACAAATCTACCGAGAGCCGCTTCGCTGTCGGCTCGCTGTCAACTCCCGCCGCTCATGGCAAGGGCCAGAT
The DNA window shown above is from Colletotrichum destructivum chromosome 2, complete sequence and carries:
- a CDS encoding Putative MFS transporter superfamily, with product MALIFLAWCDIPDQVPKPNPMTVLPQLHTYLDFVGFVLSAGAAVMFLIALELGGNELPFNSPTVIGMFCGSAGALGAFLSWNYHKGDDGLIPPSMARKRPVWSAAATTFTLVGSAMIQIYLLPLYFQTVQGASPAQSGINVLPSILSQLIFAYGGGLLVGKLGYYLPWAVGGTAITIIASGLFTTLTPTTSVAKWVGVQILTGAGRGVVLQLPSIAVQANLPPEQISMGMSFVTFSQFMGSAVALSTGNAIFVGALKQDLPRYSPNVDVAAVLGAGATGFRTVVSEYELPGVLEAYVSSINKEFYLSLGFAIASFGFAWGMGWKDIRPPKQPGQA
- a CDS encoding Putative major facilitator superfamily, MFS transporter superfamily, whose product is MVILEGVIALKLTTISGHRSSIDISAMDRDPDHESVIRLRTRKSLATMAEESTLAIDPVHTSTDMSPPTITGDRSGPTKASIDKENTSTTEHDRKSDGNLEPRVVPPAPKYLSGASLVVVITCVVVVAWLMFLDSSIIVTAIPAITDEFHSLKDIGWYGSAYHVANAAFQPLTGKIYRYFSSKARKGDRQTGVWSFFAFLVLFEIGSLICGAAPSSVILIVGRVVAGIGSAGIMSGGLTIVAGAVPLERRPGTCIRLEYVLCKVVSLTSSYTTILQLLWVWSLAVSVTHPPGA
- a CDS encoding Putative zn(2)Cys(6) fungal-type DNA-binding domain-containing protein; this encodes MLFSQRSACDRCRALKSRCSRESGASKCERCQRLQIDCFYSPPRRMGRPAKKRLSEDAAQPIPPPPPPPPSFRRSSTMSSTTIQTNQSDVLPPGINEVGEFQYGLGIVPGHPSEDEGHGWANSFEDPLLGLLQDHDAKLMPTEWMDTDSLRLLDRQDEALMTGPHDMPLTPPTTVGSLPNSSEDSWMPGCDQAPGMGHAESHAGDTLPSSPEANVKSSESAVQRLLDLQSLLFARRMAKSQDINGLSMLINTTVQSTETLIDVVESLSPLRQSVEGRRSISPSTSWGPVADATTTSTTTFAANGPMNNASNSQEQHQHKHQHQRQQPPNHALTISLFMTSYLLLLDSYDELLGALKASLQRSRQSQWQSPESDFGLSQPFFNNTPGGTLNNFNLVSPFDLDVNSVVFLLSRMMKRLHKSTESRFAVGSLSTPAAHGKGQMLPVSNTAFSFDYQDAVSQDTDGSLDPSPNGSYSPMAMMGDQASREVSHRHQMVMESLRVIRWLADEL
- a CDS encoding Putative kinesin-like protein, coding for MSVRVVARIRPLLEKELDKDTIVRADSTDEGKPATLVKIPNPKNEGEEFSFAFNSVYDQATTQDELFTSEVAPHIKALFQGLDVTIFAYGVTGTGKTHTMRGGLKLADRGVIPRLLSGVYRRGKKITKDTNGETTVDVALSYYEIYNDKVFDLFEPPEKRQPSGLPLREKDGKTMVVGLSERACEDLHDFSRLYIEANNNRVTAATKLNAHSSRSHAIMRVKVTQTTGDQVLESTASAIDLAGSEDNRRTDNGKERLVESAAINKSLFVLSQCIDAISRGDKRIPYRESKMTRILSLGQNNGITIMILNLAPIRSYHLDTLSSLNVSSRAKRIEVREIENEVVFKQVPRTNSAGSAMAQRQPLRPLPNAHNIHSGTIASKANEKADVTRPVKLFNVYTDRSKNTVPARPTANTTQLRKPLVAPKVTKIAQPSQAPQPAQQKLSISAEQLEAIVEKKVSEILASRESKTAEPVPTPSHPDINDAVRRRLEALERRIESEERERDDTRSEGLRCLLAARQAKEAGNDVMALQMYEQALPFFPGQAKLLGKIEKLRSKLGNKLPAESAWAPALSRDKHEKKRRRISDESDDEFHQEASANEDMSFVDVSAKTKSRKAKPTKNHNMVFPEVTGPASPQTQNLLNIVNSRDIAQIKGLHGFGSKKAQDLVDYLDTRSEEGGAQIESLAQLKTVPGMGGRTVERAYDGLVGAV